Proteins co-encoded in one Arachis hypogaea cultivar Tifrunner chromosome 13, arahy.Tifrunner.gnm2.J5K5, whole genome shotgun sequence genomic window:
- the LOC140177648 gene encoding uncharacterized protein codes for MSSKDFFEARTILAPTLDIVEEVNNHLMAIILGGKKLYLSSDSICMDEGNMESQLDLYGPELLNSINCSGLSPHKLILKVGVPMMLLRNIDQSSGLCNGTRIQVRKLGNHVIECEVLTSNNVGHIALIPRMNMIPTNETVPVRFQ; via the coding sequence ATGTCctcaaaagatttttttgaagCAAGAACTATACTGGCTCCCACGCTGGACATTGTTGAAGAGGTCAACAACCATCTAATGGCTATCATTCTTGGAGGGAAAAAATTATATCTCAGTTCAGATTCGATTTGTATGGATGAAGGAAATATGGAAAGCCAGCTAGATCTCTATGGTCCTGAATTACTGAATAGCATAAATTGCTCTGGTTTGTCTccacataaattaatactcaaggtTGGTGTTCCGATGATGTTACTGAGGAATATTGACCAATCCAGTGGTCTTTGTAATGGTACAAGAATACAAGTTAGGAAGCTTGGAAATCATGTCATAGAATGTGAAGTCTTAACGAGTAACAATGTTGGTCATATTGCTTTGATTCcaagaatgaatatgataccaacAAATGAAACTGTCCCAGTTAGATTCCAATGA